ctaatgattctattgattactttctgagcgttttgTTGCAAAATCCATCCTCTAGTCCATGAGATAGTTTGGTAAGACTACAGCCaaacacatgcgcacacacaggGCAAaatctttaccttttttgtgACGCGCGATAACAGTAAACAGAGCTGGGAGGTGTGcgaatgttgtttttgtttcggGTGTTCAGTGGTGTGCCCTGCGGTGAAAACAGgcccacacacagacaaatgatGGAGTGTAACTCTACCACTGCTGAGGGAAACGACGGCTGAACCTAAGAAATAAGATCCACGttataatgaacaaaattcaTCTTTCATTATTCTGTATACATAGAAACCTAACAGTGACATCACTTTGCATATGTAAGATATAATATATTGCCATGCGTTGCATTTGCAGTAAGGGACCCCAGGAAAGACGTCCAGTTTTTATATAGtcgttgcattttttttaagagctgTCAGCACTTTATGGACTCGGGAGCCTGGGTAATTTGGTTCAGAAATGTTAacacagtagaaaaaaaaaaaaacctttatccTCTTGCACCTATCTGTCTCTCCTTTATGGAGTTGTGCGCACACTGTGTCCTGGAAACAGGCAAATCCATTTAGCACGACACCAGATGATTTCCTGCATCGTTGCCAattcaaactgcaaaaatacagcaatGTGTGACCTTGGTTTCCTCAGCCGTGACAGTGTAGGGAATGTATGCAGTTTTTTCTCCTTAAAATTATTAGAAAACATCAGGCAATTTTGGCCAAGTGAAGGTCTGCGTGTTGATATTCCGTGAAAGATTAAGAAAGgatgtgtgttttgtaaaatCTCTCTGTTAGACATTGTTCTGCCAATGGGAGAACAATGTATTACTACTgttctccagctgtttcctgcCCCACACAaaattccaaaataaaacttagaAAATAGCTTTTCTTCTTTGTAGTCTTGTTGTCAGTAAGCAACAGGCATCATTGGAAAGGCCCGGAGCCAAAACTCTTATCACAGGAAGAGTACTGCTGCTCCAGCTGGTCCAGCAGTTTGTCCACAGACTGCTCCTTGTTCTCCAGTTTCAGGTATCGTCTCCCACCTCCCAGGTCTAACCGAGGCCAGCTTCGATGACTGAGCTCCTTCACAGCATCAGCAAACTGCCCTGGGATGCTCACACAAACCTGGGAGCCAGTCTCTCCTCTGGTGACTTTGAACGGATCTATCTGACCTTCCTGTTGGAGTCCTGCTTCTGGACTCGCCCCAGTTTGGGTTCTGTAAGGGCAAGTCCTGTGGCTCATGCTGTGGCAGCGCCTCGGTTGGGCGGCCGGGATATCTGCCTCTTCTATCCCCAGATTGGACATGGAGCTGGAAGATACTAGGCTCACATTGAGTTTAAGAAGCGGGGGAGCCTGTAAACCAAAGTCGGCCCCACATTCGGCACCTGTCTGTGCCTCTGTCGGACAGTTATTGCAGGAGTTagaacaggaggaggacagggaaGGTGGCGGCTCTGACTCTTGGTAATGGAGCGCTTCAGTCTGGAGAACAGCTTGCTGGTAGGTTCCTTCCACCCTCTCCTTTTGGTCGCTGGTATAGCTGGTCTGGAGTAGAGGTTCGGAGCTCGCCAGCTGCTGCACACACAGGATGTTGAGATGAGCGGCAGGCAGGCTGCTCACCCACTGGTAGTGTTTGGCCATGGAGTTGGCTGCTGCCACGTCCCTTAGGCCTGCTGAAGGCACAGCCGCAGACACAGAGCAGATAACGTTATGCATCTGGGCTAGCAGCATCTGAGTCTCTCTGTCCCTGTTCTCATACAGCACTGTGTTGGCACATATGAGAATGAAGAGTCCCACCCCCATGATGACCGGCCCCAGCAGCTTCATACGCTCACCGTGGAGGAGGCTGGCAGTGGACGGGAGCGCCTTGGCACTCCCATTCAAACTTGAGGTCTGCAACTTGAAGGTCTGTTTCGGCCAGTACCCTGCTACGGCCAAGGCAGTGCCAACAGCCACCACAACCACCCCGAGAACGAGGAACACTCCGGGCAAGGAGCGAATGCGAAGCCTGCCTTGAATCAccctgtccttttttttcctgcctcgTAAGTAGAAACGAGGTTTCCGTCTGCATGGGGGCGAAGCTGGTGCGACTCCTTGGCACTTTTGAGTCTTCATGGCACGGGTAACTCCCTAACTGCTGGTCCCGGTCACAGCCCGAAGAGGTCTGAAGAAACAAGGATGTAACAAGGGTTAATGTGGTTGAAACAAATCAATTatacagaatatatata
The DNA window shown above is from Kryptolebias marmoratus isolate JLee-2015 linkage group LG5, ASM164957v2, whole genome shotgun sequence and carries:
- the tmem200b gene encoding transmembrane protein 200A gives rise to the protein MKTQKCQGVAPASPPCRRKPRFYLRGRKKKDRVIQGRLRIRSLPGVFLVLGVVVVAVGTALAVAGYWPKQTFKLQTSSLNGSAKALPSTASLLHGERMKLLGPVIMGVGLFILICANTVLYENRDRETQMLLAQMHNVICSVSAAVPSAGLRDVAAANSMAKHYQWVSSLPAAHLNILCVQQLASSEPLLQTSYTSDQKERVEGTYQQAVLQTEALHYQESEPPPSLSSSCSNSCNNCPTEAQTGAECGADFGLQAPPLLKLNVSLVSSSSMSNLGIEEADIPAAQPRRCHSMSHRTCPYRTQTGASPEAGLQQEGQIDPFKVTRGETGSQVCVSIPGQFADAVKELSHRSWPRLDLGGGRRYLKLENKEQSVDKLLDQLEQQYSSCDKSFGSGPFQ